One window of Micromonas commoda chromosome 1, complete sequence genomic DNA carries:
- a CDS encoding predicted protein: MQAVVVQGQLRKNILGANEMLRAVNDWTEEVKVEDDALLREGCVVLGSNQGERSRAVGERPPGKLRDSTSPQHVPGEDANAIFVNGNLIRPVRNKQSRCHLASARQSQRSACLQTSETFTDRALRSVKSGDWVDAEVNCNEALELNRRCMKAYKLRGMCRRQLGILPRSMSDFERALRLEPKCYSLARERDNCRSELEKTENVLPSVLRIVAVRNLR; encoded by the exons ATGCAGGCAGTTGTAGTCCAGGGGCAATTGCGGAAGAACATACTGGGAGCGAATGAAATGTTACGCGCTGTCAACGATTGGACCGAAGAGGTAAaagtcgaggacgacgcccttCTCCGTGAAGGATGCGTTGTTCTAGGATCCAACCAAGGCGAACGGTCTAGGGCGGTCGGCGAACGGCCACCTGGCAAACTCAGGGATTCCACTAGTCCTCAACATGTGCctggcgaggacgccaacGCGATATTCGTTAATGGGAATCTTATCCGTCCTGTGCGGAACAAACAATCACGTTGCCACCTGGCAAGTGCTCGTCAATCGCAGCGGTCGGCTTGCCTACAAACAAGTGAAACATTCACTGATCGTGCGCTTCGCTCCGTCAAGTCAGGCGACTGGGTCGACGCAGAGGTAAACTGCAATGAAGCCTTGGAACTTAACCGACGATGCATGAAG GCATACAAATTACGAGGGATGTGCAGGAGACAGCTGGGAATTCTCCCTCGGTCAATGTCAGACTTTGAGCGAGCTCTTAGGTTGGAGCCGAAATGCTATTCATTGGCGAGAGAGCGCGACAACTGTAGATCGGAGCTCGAAAAAACTGAAAATGTGCTTCCATCAGTGTTACGCATCGTCGCAGTAAGGAACTTGAGATAA
- a CDS encoding predicted protein: MNNSTSLDTHTEFHVSVPEFRAAGDTLYRTRFSAGSRAAENRGLLSCTPFIS, encoded by the coding sequence ATGAATAACTCAACCTCACTGGATACCCATACTGAATTTCATGTGAGTGTGCCTGAATTTCGAGCAGCAGGGGATACACTTTATCGAACTAGGTTCTCCGCGGGGTCCCGGGCAGCGGAAAATCGTGGCCTTTTATCTTGCACACCATTTATTAGCTAA
- the LHCA5 gene encoding chlorophyll a/b-binding protein, chloroplast precursor (LHCI otherwise known as LHCA - Photosystem I associated chl a/b binding protein; type must be determined through phylogenetic analysis; ChloroP and TargetP predict 16aa cTP), with the protein MASITQASFFGLNSVRSSATKKIARRHHGFAVRAGTHWLPGTQPPPYLDGTMAGDYGFDPLRLGANPDTLPYLQEAELMNGRWAMHATAGILFTDAVGLPKWWEAGEAALGDWNLQTLVAFQVVIMAFLEAARIRGFMTTGQSGVIGNFPFDPTGQDSPEMRVKEVKNGRLAMMSFLGMVSQYAVTGTSPLEGLKAHMANPAGVNIFTSSVGNEMVAAIIFASIAPCYFVLKEQIEEGDDEFRPIPW; encoded by the exons ATGGCATCCATCACGCAAGCGTCGTTTTTCGGACTCAACTCCGTACGCTCATCTGCCACGAAAAAGATAGCTCGAAGGCATCATGGCTTCGCCGTTCGTGCAGGAACGCACTGGCTCCCTGGCACACAACCTCCTCCCTATCTTGACGGCACAATGGCTGGAGATTACG GTTTCGATCCGCTTCGGCTCGGCGCCAACCCCGATACGCTGCCATACCTTCAGGAAGCTGAGCTCATGAATGGCCGATGGGCCATGCACGCAACTGCCGGCATCCTCTTTACCGACGCTGTTGGGCTTCCCAAGTGGTGGGAAGCTGGCGAGGCAGCACTCGGGGACTGGAACCTGCAGACCCTGGTCGCTTTTCAGGTTGTAATTATGGCCTTCCTTGAGGCTGCCCGCATCCGCGGATTCATGACAACCGGCCAATCAGGTGTCATCGGTAACTTCCCATTCGATCCCACGGGACAAGACTCTCCTGAAATGCGCGTCAAGGAGGTCAAAAACGGCCGTCTCGCCATGATGTCTTTTTTGGGTATGGTTTCGCAATATGCCGTGACCGGCACTTCCCCTCTCGAGGGTCTGAAAGCTCACATGGCTAACCCTGCGGGCGTGAACATCTTCACCTCCTCCGTCGGCAATGAAATGGTTGCTGCGATCATCTTCGCTTCCATTGCTCCATGCTACTTTGTTCTGAAAGAGCAAATCGAGGAGGGAGATGATGAGTTCCGCCCTATCCCTTGGTAA
- a CDS encoding predicted protein, with product MRVLPGECAATKTVRVFTHQHLFCGLGLFFSGDFKIGERIRHHDCYLISTISGTLKDRDGFSLSVEGPTHRYCPASGDSVLGCIIDIHADGFSMSTGSSSLAALPRVQFSVGTKQSRPKLKIGALVHARVQGVNHLGEVALTCVEEMHDVRGLGVLTEGFFPRCNSKFARNMQSRSFETVLGILGSAVSFEIATGHNGRVWIATSTRQQAILIVKALSGCFYPSASCMAAHDYSL from the exons ATGAGGGTACTGCCAGGAGAGTGTGCCGCAACCAAAACG GTTCGTGTGTTCACCCATCAACACCTATTTTGCGGTCTCGGACTCTTCTTTTCGGGCGATTTTAAAATCGGAGAACGGATTCGACATCATGATTGCTATCTGATTTCAACCATTTCGGGAACCCTGAAAGACCGAGACGGATTCAGTCTGTCGGTTGAAGGACCGACACACCGATACTGCCCAGCGAGTGGAGATAGTGTGTTAGGCTGCATAATCGATATTCACGCAGACGGGTTCTCAATGAGCACGGGCAGCTCGTCGCTGGCTGCACTTCCTCGTGTGCAATTTTCTGTTGGCACGAAACAGAGTCGTCCAAAGTTGAAGATCGGAGCCTTAGTCCACGCTCGTGTCCAAGGAGTCAACCACCTTGGAGAAGTGGCACTGACATGTGTTGAAGAAATGCACGATGTTCGAGGACTAGGTGTGCTTACTGAAGGGTTTTTTCCGAGATGCAACTCTAAGTTTGCGAGAAACATGCAAAGTCGGTCTTTTGAAACGGTTCTTGGGATACTTGGAAGTGCAGTTTCATTTGAAATCGCAACTGGTCACAATGGGAGAGTGTGGATCGCCACCTCGACCCGTCAACAAGCTATTCTTATTGTAAAGGCTCTGTCCGGTTGCTTTTATCCGAGTGCATCGTGTATGGCAGCGCATGATTATTCATTGTGA
- a CDS encoding predicted protein produces the protein MTFQFELIATDGRARAARLSLHPRESRTPMFMPVGTQGSVKGLTSKQMEDLRCQTVLGNTYHLENRPGSDLMKELGGLHRFNNWSGGTLTDSGGFQMVSLLDLAEISEDGVTFQSPIDGQQMMLTPERSIHIQNGIGADIIMALDDVVSSVHHESSRFEEATQRTLRWIDRCVAAHRRPSEQALFGIIQGGLDQTLRDVCVEGAARNDNLPGYAVGGLAGGEEKDAFCRVVAQCTASLPDDKPRYVMGVESTRVVVCVYYSVCSALGADMFDCVYPSRTARFGTALIPEGVLRLKTAAMASDYRPIDSECDCMVCMQYSRAHLHAKITKEPNAASLLTYHNIRYQMRLCEQMHQEIVDNQFGQFVGRFIRRRFPEGHVPPWVRDALSLAGISL, from the exons ATGACATTTCAATTCGAGCTTATTGCGACTGATGGAagagcgcgagcagcgcgtttGAGTTTGCATCCTCGCGAATCTCGCACACCGATGTTCATGCCCGTAGGTACACAAG GATCAGTCAAAGGATTGACATCCAAGCAGATGGAG GATCTTCGCTGCCAAACTGTCCTCGGCAACACTTATCACTTGGAGAACCGTCCGGGCTCAGACTTGATGAAAGAACTGGGAGGGCTGCATCGTTTCAATAATTGGAGCGGGGGCACTCTGACTGACAGTGGCGGCTTTCAAATGGTGAGCCTTTTGGATTTGGCCGAGATTTCG GAAGATGGGGTAACCTTTCAGTCTCCTATAGATGGGCAACAGATGATGCTCACTCCTGAGCGATCAATTCACATTCAGAATGGTATCGGTGCCGATATTATCATGGCTCTCGATGACGTCGTTAGCTCTGTACACCATGAAAGTTCCAGATTTGAAGAAGCTACTCAACGAACCCTTCGCTGGATCGACCGCTGTGTTGCGGCGCATCGCCGACCATCTGAGCAAGCACTGTTTGGAATTATTCAGGGAGGGCTGGATCAAACGCTGCGTGATGTGTGTGTTGAGGGTGC AGCACGAAATGATAATCTTCCAGGATACGCAGTTGGGGGTCTTGCAGGGGGAGAAGAAAAGGATGCGTTCTGTAGAGTCGTGGCGCAGTGCACTGCATCGTTGCCGGATGATAAACCTAGATATGTCATGGGCGTTG AATCAACCCGTGTTGTGGTGTGTGTCTACTATTCGGTATGTTCTGCGCTTGGGGCCGACATGTTTGATTGCGTATACCCGTCTCGCACGGCGAGATTCGGTACTGCCCTGATTCCTGAG GGAGTTCTTCGCCTGAAAACAGCTGCGATGGCATCCGACTATCGTCCCATCGACAGCGAATGCGATTGCATGGTATGCATGCAATACAGCCGTGCGCACCTACATGCAAAAATTACGAAG GAGCCTAACGCGGCGAGTCTACTGACCTACCATAACATTCGCTATCAGATGAGACTATGTGAGCAAATGCACCAG GAAATCGTTGACAATCAATTTGGACAATTTGTGGGGCGCTTCATCCGACGCCGTTTTCCTGAAGGACATGTTCCCCCCTGGGTGCGCGATGCGCTTTCGTTGGCGGGCATCAGTCTTTGA